Proteins co-encoded in one Cytobacillus sp. NJ13 genomic window:
- a CDS encoding thiamine-binding protein: MANALVSIQIIPKTKDGENVIPYVDEAISVIQQSGVKYEVHPLETTMEGDLEHLLKIIADMNRKMIEKGSSNVISQVKILYQPDGIEMSDLTEKYRP, from the coding sequence ATGGCAAACGCACTTGTAAGCATTCAGATCATACCGAAAACAAAAGATGGGGAAAATGTTATACCTTACGTTGATGAAGCAATTAGTGTCATTCAGCAATCCGGTGTTAAGTACGAAGTTCATCCCCTCGAGACAACGATGGAAGGCGATTTAGAGCATTTATTGAAAATCATAGCTGATATGAATAGAAAAATGATTGAAAAAGGAAGCAGCAATGTGATCTCACAGGTAAAGATTCTATATCAGCCGGACGGAATTGAAATGAGTGATTTAACGGAGAAATACCGTCCATGA
- a CDS encoding ABC transporter permease, with product MINVFRKGWRPAAVLLLLFIIWELAVNLAEVPAWLLPPPTDIVLEAISGWEGFHLHLQSTVMLSLLGFIIGTVIGLLTAVILHLLPFIRESVYPLLILSQNVPIIVLAPLLVVWFGFGILPKLIVITLVCFFPITVAALDGFRQTPGELRHYMLMAGASKGQLFWKLELPYSLPSLFSGLKISATYSVMGAVISEWLGAKAGIGVYMTLASSSFRTDRVFVAIFAIMLLSLLFFGGILLAERLLIKWKARESGRK from the coding sequence ATGATAAATGTGTTCAGAAAAGGATGGAGGCCGGCTGCGGTTCTCCTCCTTTTATTCATTATTTGGGAATTGGCAGTAAATCTGGCAGAAGTTCCTGCATGGCTTCTGCCTCCGCCGACCGATATCGTTCTTGAAGCGATTTCGGGCTGGGAGGGCTTCCACCTTCATCTTCAATCGACAGTCATGCTTTCCCTATTGGGATTTATCATTGGCACCGTCATAGGATTACTCACAGCTGTTATCCTGCACTTATTGCCTTTTATAAGGGAGTCGGTTTACCCTCTCCTCATACTTTCACAGAATGTGCCTATAATTGTTCTGGCTCCTTTGCTGGTTGTATGGTTTGGTTTCGGGATACTGCCAAAGCTGATTGTCATCACGCTGGTTTGCTTCTTCCCCATCACTGTTGCTGCATTGGACGGCTTTCGCCAAACCCCCGGAGAACTTAGGCATTATATGCTGATGGCAGGGGCCAGCAAAGGACAGCTGTTTTGGAAGCTGGAGCTTCCCTATTCCCTTCCCTCTTTATTTTCAGGGCTAAAAATCTCCGCAACCTATAGTGTGATGGGTGCTGTAATATCCGAATGGCTCGGGGCTAAAGCAGGAATAGGTGTTTATATGACTTTGGCCTCTTCTTCATTTCGGACAGACCGTGTTTTTGTTGCCATTTTTGCGATTATGCTGTTAAGCTTGTTGTTTTTTGGAGGAATATTACTGGCTGAACGTTTGCTTATTAAATGGAAGGCACGGGAGAGTGGCAGGAAATGA
- a CDS encoding ABC transporter ATP-binding protein, with amino-acid sequence MIQLSVNHLTKSFDSNQVLDNLSFHVNEGEFVSILGPSGSGKSTIFNLIGGMLLPDEGSITLGNVKINGKPGSISYMPQTPSLMPWRTILQNVLLGQEIMGKTDSETARKMLQKAGLGDYEKAYPHELSGGMKQRAAFIRALLSPQPIILLDEPFSALDELTRHDMQKWLLDIWNEHKPTILFVTHNIEEAIYLSDRILVLSSKPAKVIKEYKVPFTRPRMEELFLNENFLACKRNIHHALKNH; translated from the coding sequence ATGATACAATTATCAGTTAATCATTTAACCAAAAGTTTTGATTCAAATCAGGTTTTAGACAATTTGAGTTTTCATGTAAATGAAGGGGAGTTTGTTTCGATTTTAGGTCCTTCAGGGAGCGGAAAGAGCACCATTTTCAACCTGATTGGCGGGATGCTCCTGCCTGACGAAGGCTCTATAACGCTTGGGAATGTGAAGATCAACGGCAAACCCGGTTCAATAAGCTATATGCCTCAGACACCTTCCCTAATGCCATGGAGAACCATTCTCCAAAACGTTCTGCTTGGCCAGGAGATTATGGGGAAAACCGATTCCGAAACGGCCAGAAAAATGCTTCAAAAAGCTGGTCTCGGCGACTATGAAAAGGCATATCCCCATGAGTTATCAGGGGGGATGAAGCAAAGGGCTGCCTTTATCCGGGCACTATTAAGCCCGCAGCCAATCATATTGCTGGATGAACCTTTTTCAGCTTTAGATGAGCTTACCCGCCATGATATGCAAAAATGGCTTCTCGATATTTGGAATGAGCATAAGCCGACAATTCTGTTTGTAACCCACAATATCGAAGAAGCCATTTACCTCTCTGATCGAATTTTAGTACTGAGCAGCAAGCCTGCTAAAGTAATTAAAGAATATAAGGTACCATTTACCAGGCCAAGAATGGAGGAACTTTTTCTCAATGAAAATTTCCTTGCCTGCAAAAGAAACATCCATCATGCGCTGAAAAATCATTAG
- a CDS encoding TatD family hydrolase has translation MDKYIDAHIHLDKYSNIELEKMFHELPFQLSLVTVSSDLASCKRNLALAEIYPFVKPAFGFHPEQVLPSDHDISELFSWIKIHIEHMAAVGEVGLPYYLRSDGSKQLGGYIELLEEFIKLAKRWDKPIALHAIYDDAPIVCNLLEKHSIKKAHFHWFKGDTAAVSRLIANGYYISFTPDIVYEKEIQDLVRDYPLEKMMAETDGPWEFEGPFINKPTHPAMMAHSISVLAELKEIAFSSALMKLYDNTKSFYNID, from the coding sequence ATGGATAAGTATATTGATGCCCATATTCATCTTGATAAGTACAGCAATATTGAATTAGAGAAAATGTTTCATGAGCTGCCGTTTCAGCTTTCACTTGTTACAGTTTCAAGCGATTTAGCATCCTGCAAAAGAAATCTTGCTCTTGCAGAAATTTATCCCTTTGTTAAACCTGCCTTTGGTTTTCACCCTGAACAGGTTCTGCCCAGTGATCATGATATTTCAGAGCTTTTCAGCTGGATAAAGATTCACATAGAGCATATGGCTGCTGTTGGCGAGGTTGGCCTTCCATACTATTTAAGGTCTGATGGGAGCAAGCAGCTTGGCGGATATATTGAGCTTCTCGAAGAATTCATTAAGCTCGCTAAAAGGTGGGATAAGCCCATTGCCCTCCATGCAATTTATGATGATGCACCGATTGTGTGCAATTTATTGGAAAAGCATTCGATTAAAAAAGCTCATTTTCACTGGTTTAAAGGTGACACCGCAGCCGTAAGCAGGCTGATTGCCAATGGCTATTACATCTCCTTTACTCCAGATATTGTGTACGAAAAAGAAATACAGGATCTTGTACGGGATTACCCGCTGGAAAAAATGATGGCAGAAACAGATGGTCCATGGGAATTCGAAGGCCCTTTTATAAACAAGCCTACCCATCCAGCAATGATGGCCCATTCCATCAGTGTCCTTGCTGAACTAAAAGAAATAGCTTTCAGCAGCGCTCTTATGAAGCTATATGATAATACAAAAAGCTTCTATAATATTGATTGA
- a CDS encoding carbohydrate ABC transporter permease: protein MRTAAAPKFYETKKFKDKLKQTIIFIVLLAGSVLVLSPLWWMISTSLKSPAEIAQYPPTFMPKEFHFSNYVEAWKTAPFTRWAMNTFFIAFCGMAGSVLVNSLVAYAFAKIRFKGRNALFIVVLSTMLIPGFVTMVPQYILFSKLGWVNTYLPLIVPAFLGSAFFIFLLRQFMMTIPNELIEAAVLDGANHLQIWWHIMLPLTKPALITVAIFSFNGAWNDLLGPLLYINDESLYTLQIGLQTFKGTVQTQWHYLMAMSVMVLLPVVLLFFFFQKHFIEGSNIASGTKG, encoded by the coding sequence ATGAGGACTGCTGCAGCACCGAAGTTTTACGAGACAAAAAAATTCAAAGATAAATTAAAGCAGACGATTATTTTTATCGTGTTATTAGCAGGAAGTGTACTGGTATTATCTCCGCTGTGGTGGATGATTTCGACATCATTGAAATCTCCTGCTGAGATTGCCCAATATCCGCCTACCTTTATGCCAAAAGAATTCCATTTTTCCAATTATGTTGAAGCCTGGAAAACAGCGCCGTTTACACGCTGGGCAATGAATACGTTTTTTATTGCCTTTTGCGGAATGGCTGGAAGTGTTCTTGTCAATTCGCTCGTTGCTTATGCATTTGCGAAAATCCGTTTTAAAGGAAGAAATGCTTTGTTTATAGTTGTGTTATCAACCATGCTGATTCCGGGGTTTGTTACGATGGTGCCTCAGTACATTCTATTTTCGAAGCTTGGCTGGGTAAATACGTACCTGCCGCTGATTGTTCCAGCTTTTTTGGGGAGTGCCTTTTTCATCTTCCTTTTGCGCCAGTTTATGATGACCATTCCTAATGAACTGATAGAGGCAGCAGTACTTGATGGTGCGAATCATCTGCAAATCTGGTGGCATATCATGCTTCCGCTGACAAAGCCAGCTCTTATTACAGTGGCCATTTTTTCATTTAATGGGGCATGGAATGATCTTCTCGGACCATTATTGTATATAAATGATGAAAGTCTGTACACACTGCAAATCGGGCTTCAGACCTTCAAGGGAACAGTGCAGACACAATGGCATTACCTGATGGCCATGTCAGTCATGGTTCTCCTGCCAGTTGTTCTGCTATTCTTCTTCTTCCAGAAGCACTTTATAGAAGGTTCAAATATCGCATCAGGCACGAAGGGATAA
- a CDS encoding sugar ABC transporter permease, with protein sequence MKSYDTTIARRGADLADKKVKTSRRRMSRQTRENIFGYLFISPWIIGFLGLTLGPLLFSLFASFTDYNITSRMNFIGLDNFKRMFTIDDLFKTSLWNTLYYVLFSVPLTTAGAIFLSVLLNQKVRGMKFFRTLYYLPAILSGVAVYFLWMQLLSPSTGLVNTFLAWMGIEGPAWLFDPEWTKPALLLMKMWSVGGGMLLYLASLQGVSASLYEAADLDGAGVMQKFFYITLPMISPIIFFDVLTSTIGSFQIFQEAYVMTENGSGGPGNSLLFYNLHMWNNAFEVFDMGYASAMAWLLFIVVMVLTIINMKLGKKWVHYEGGDNK encoded by the coding sequence TTGAAATCATATGATACAACGATTGCGCGCCGGGGAGCGGATCTTGCGGACAAGAAAGTAAAGACATCACGCAGACGGATGTCCCGCCAAACAAGAGAAAATATCTTTGGCTATCTATTTATCAGCCCGTGGATAATCGGATTTCTGGGACTGACACTTGGTCCTCTTTTATTTTCCTTATTTGCAAGTTTTACAGATTATAATATTACTTCAAGAATGAATTTTATCGGCCTTGATAATTTTAAACGCATGTTTACAATTGATGATCTTTTTAAAACGTCTTTATGGAATACTCTTTATTATGTTTTATTCTCTGTCCCGCTGACTACTGCAGGGGCGATTTTTCTGTCGGTTCTTTTAAATCAGAAGGTAAGAGGCATGAAATTTTTCCGCACACTTTATTATCTGCCTGCTATCCTTTCAGGTGTTGCGGTTTACTTTTTGTGGATGCAGCTGCTAAGTCCTTCGACAGGACTGGTAAATACGTTCCTTGCATGGATGGGGATTGAAGGGCCAGCCTGGCTGTTTGATCCGGAATGGACGAAACCAGCTTTGCTTTTGATGAAAATGTGGAGCGTCGGAGGAGGGATGCTGCTTTACCTTGCAAGTCTGCAGGGAGTTTCAGCTTCTCTGTATGAAGCAGCGGATCTGGATGGGGCAGGTGTTATGCAGAAATTCTTTTATATCACCCTGCCAATGATTTCACCAATCATTTTCTTCGATGTGCTGACTAGTACCATTGGTTCCTTCCAGATCTTTCAAGAAGCATATGTCATGACAGAAAACGGAAGCGGAGGACCAGGAAACTCACTCCTATTCTACAATCTGCATATGTGGAATAATGCGTTTGAAGTGTTTGACATGGGTTATGCATCTGCAATGGCCTGGCTTCTGTTCATTGTCGTAATGGTACTGACAATCATTAATATGAAACTCGGCAAAAAATGGGTTCATTATGAGGGGGGAGATAATAAATGA
- a CDS encoding ABC transporter substrate-binding protein — protein sequence MKKGLIFIISAILLIGTLAGCSGEESVQAEKTKDGKVIVDFWSFWGSETRRPIIEKIIEDFNNSQDEVFVKHTYLPWGDIWTKNLASVAAGNPADVIINDINSVAQRAENAQSEDLSKYIDESFKDQFYPHLWETVMYEDKPYAVPFNTDTRLLFYNKDAFKEAGLDPEKPPATWAELEEYAAKLDKKDGDLYERVGFYPLWGSIGAASWMTSADGGKGFIQDGELYINTPKKQEALQWLLGWKERLGEKTVQSFEAEFGSEQSNPFIAGKVAMWVDIGTFYTQIRDYGEDMNFGVAPIPAYEKGSGNWSDGGGFVAEIPKGAKHPEEAMKFIKYLTGPEAQKYWAMKNYDNVANKEAAEAVVKELKGDDKYVYEASVKNLDQTQLFPVPVRYPDYQNRINPHIDNVLLGKTKPEKALANAEEDVKKLKRK from the coding sequence ATGAAAAAGGGATTAATCTTTATCATTTCCGCCATCCTGCTTATTGGTACCTTGGCAGGCTGTTCGGGTGAGGAAAGTGTTCAGGCAGAAAAAACGAAGGATGGAAAAGTCATTGTTGATTTTTGGAGCTTCTGGGGTTCAGAAACGAGGCGTCCAATCATAGAAAAAATCATAGAGGATTTTAACAATTCACAGGATGAGGTTTTTGTAAAGCATACATATTTGCCCTGGGGAGATATTTGGACAAAGAACCTGGCATCCGTTGCAGCGGGAAACCCGGCAGATGTTATTATAAACGATATTAATTCAGTCGCCCAGCGAGCTGAAAATGCACAATCCGAAGATCTGAGCAAGTACATCGATGAATCCTTTAAAGATCAATTTTATCCTCATTTATGGGAAACTGTGATGTACGAGGACAAACCCTATGCAGTTCCATTCAATACTGATACAAGATTGCTATTTTACAATAAAGATGCTTTTAAAGAAGCTGGACTTGATCCTGAAAAGCCGCCAGCAACATGGGCGGAGCTGGAGGAGTACGCCGCAAAGCTTGATAAAAAGGATGGAGACCTCTATGAGAGAGTTGGCTTTTATCCTCTATGGGGAAGCATTGGTGCTGCTAGCTGGATGACAAGCGCTGACGGCGGAAAAGGATTCATTCAAGATGGAGAACTTTATATCAATACACCTAAAAAGCAGGAAGCTCTTCAATGGCTGCTGGGATGGAAAGAACGTCTTGGTGAGAAGACAGTTCAATCTTTTGAAGCTGAATTTGGCAGTGAGCAGTCAAATCCATTCATTGCAGGCAAAGTGGCAATGTGGGTTGATATCGGCACGTTTTACACACAGATTCGTGACTACGGAGAGGATATGAACTTTGGGGTAGCCCCAATTCCTGCATATGAAAAAGGTTCGGGGAATTGGAGCGATGGCGGCGGTTTCGTAGCTGAAATACCGAAAGGAGCCAAACATCCTGAGGAAGCTATGAAATTTATCAAGTATTTAACTGGCCCCGAGGCACAAAAATACTGGGCAATGAAAAACTATGATAATGTCGCAAATAAAGAAGCTGCAGAAGCAGTTGTTAAAGAGCTAAAGGGCGACGATAAGTACGTATATGAAGCTTCGGTGAAGAACCTGGATCAAACGCAATTGTTTCCGGTTCCAGTAAGGTATCCTGATTACCAGAACCGCATAAATCCGCATATAGACAATGTGCTTCTAGGAAAAACAAAGCCAGAAAAAGCGCTGGCAAACGCAGAGGAAGATGTTAAAAAACTAAAGAGAAAATAG